The following proteins are co-located in the Mycolicibacterium goodii genome:
- a CDS encoding AMP-binding protein — MTQSRTLGALVSERARTHRNSVFVTVENRSVTYHEFDALVTRAARGLLSMGVSYGDRVCLALPNSLEFLAASFGLMRIGAIQVPLNLEFRSAQVAYVLTDADATALICTPNFVAEHRDTLAQARLDTILLTSDDPARDADLKTRSWSDVLAAGDRGGESFPEVSPADPLAIMYTSGTTGDPKGVQLCHEHELTIAENIAASVALSDADCFYNFYPLHHNTGLGIITCAVLVAGARMLLIERFSQSRFWPDVVQHGCTAFYGMGPILEILDKDQSADVNSAGHKLRVCFGIAISDDQAERFRKRFGIDFVSGYGSTEVNMVAIAPMLRGHPGAAGKVLDDFEVAIVDGDDHQLPLGQVGEIVVRPRRPYITSLGYFRKPAETAAAWRNLWAHTGDAGRLDADGYLYFVDRIKDVIRHRGNNISSLEVETPILALSEVAEVAVIPVPSELGEFDQDICAVIVPRADARLTAADVIAWCDKVLPRYAVPRYIEFVAELPKTATGKVRKNVLRHAPASAARWDREKHVARVNRATGKAG, encoded by the coding sequence ATGACGCAATCACGAACCTTGGGGGCGCTCGTCAGCGAGCGGGCCCGTACCCATCGAAACTCGGTGTTTGTCACGGTCGAGAACAGGTCTGTCACCTATCACGAGTTCGATGCACTCGTCACACGTGCCGCGCGGGGGCTCCTGTCGATGGGTGTCTCATACGGGGATCGGGTCTGTCTGGCGCTGCCCAACAGCCTCGAGTTCCTCGCGGCGAGCTTCGGACTCATGCGGATCGGTGCCATTCAAGTGCCGCTGAACCTGGAATTCCGAAGCGCGCAAGTCGCTTACGTTCTCACCGATGCCGACGCCACAGCTCTGATCTGCACGCCGAACTTCGTCGCGGAGCATCGTGACACCCTCGCGCAGGCGCGCCTCGATACCATCCTTCTGACGAGTGACGACCCGGCCCGGGACGCGGATCTGAAAACCCGTTCATGGAGTGATGTTCTCGCCGCCGGCGACCGCGGCGGCGAGTCATTCCCCGAGGTCTCTCCTGCCGACCCGTTGGCCATCATGTACACCTCGGGCACCACGGGTGACCCCAAAGGGGTACAACTCTGCCACGAGCACGAACTGACGATTGCCGAGAACATCGCCGCAAGCGTTGCCCTGTCGGACGCCGACTGCTTCTACAACTTCTATCCCCTGCACCACAACACCGGCCTCGGCATCATCACCTGTGCGGTCCTGGTCGCCGGAGCCCGGATGCTGCTCATCGAGCGGTTCTCCCAGAGCCGGTTCTGGCCGGACGTGGTGCAGCACGGCTGCACGGCCTTCTACGGCATGGGACCGATTCTTGAGATTCTCGACAAAGACCAATCCGCCGATGTGAATTCGGCAGGGCACAAGCTTCGAGTGTGTTTCGGCATCGCAATCAGTGATGATCAGGCGGAAAGATTCAGGAAGCGCTTCGGCATCGACTTCGTCAGCGGCTACGGCTCGACGGAGGTGAACATGGTGGCGATCGCTCCGATGCTCCGTGGTCACCCCGGCGCCGCAGGAAAAGTCCTCGACGACTTCGAAGTGGCGATAGTCGACGGCGACGACCACCAACTCCCGCTCGGACAGGTAGGGGAGATCGTCGTCCGTCCCAGGCGGCCCTACATCACATCGCTCGGATACTTCCGAAAGCCGGCGGAGACTGCGGCGGCGTGGCGGAACCTGTGGGCGCACACCGGCGACGCCGGCCGACTCGACGCCGATGGCTACCTGTATTTCGTCGACCGGATCAAAGACGTCATCCGACATCGCGGAAACAACATTTCCTCCTTGGAGGTTGAGACACCGATCCTGGCGCTGAGCGAAGTTGCCGAGGTCGCGGTCATCCCGGTGCCGTCGGAGCTCGGGGAGTTCGACCAGGACATCTGCGCGGTGATCGTTCCGCGCGCGGATGCGAGGCTCACAGCCGCGGACGTCATCGCATGGTGCGACAAGGTTCTCCCACGCTATGCCGTGCCGCGGTACATCGAGTTCGTTGCCGAGCTACCGAAGACTGCGACGGGGAAGGTCCGCAAGAACGTCCTGCGCCACGCGCCAGCTTCTGCGGCGCGCTGGGACCGCGAAAAGCACGTCGCCCGCGTCAACAGGGCAACCGGAAAGGCTGGATGA
- a CDS encoding thiolase family protein, which produces MRNVYIAGAGRLPFKSKYPLNYQELALEAAKLALGDAQAAKADVDSVVYSIYNDLLLRQGTPDVMLHEYLGFSGKPAQRVTQGAATGGYAFKAAYADIASGLSDVCLLIAVQKALDVTEQTAGQRGDAALTAENWTLDATWDMPFAQQPWALILNRYIARYGEPTPDDLAAIAVKNRGNAVLNEFAQLRTPVTLDEVLNARLVGAPTTMYESCLYSETAAAVLLISDKARASLPRRLRVAGVGTCHADGVAWTKDSSDPGIPSVGGSVSRAYAMAGITDPTTQVDLFEVHDLTTGVELITYEELGLAPRGAATKLLRSGQTQRDGATPVNVSGGRIAAGHIAGASAVFSISEVTDQLLGRAGAHQISTPKGVGVVSSTGGAGLSLGAAAVLTR; this is translated from the coding sequence ATGAGGAACGTCTATATCGCCGGCGCGGGCCGCCTGCCTTTCAAGAGCAAGTACCCGCTGAACTATCAGGAGCTTGCGCTGGAGGCGGCGAAGCTGGCCTTGGGAGACGCGCAGGCCGCAAAAGCCGACGTCGACTCTGTCGTGTACTCGATCTACAACGACCTGCTGCTGAGGCAAGGCACTCCCGATGTGATGCTCCACGAGTACCTCGGCTTCAGCGGAAAGCCCGCGCAACGCGTGACACAGGGTGCAGCCACGGGGGGTTACGCCTTCAAAGCCGCGTACGCGGACATCGCGTCCGGGTTGTCCGATGTGTGCCTGCTGATCGCGGTTCAGAAGGCACTCGACGTCACCGAGCAGACCGCGGGTCAGCGGGGGGACGCGGCCCTGACCGCGGAGAACTGGACCCTTGATGCGACGTGGGACATGCCGTTCGCGCAGCAGCCGTGGGCGCTGATCCTCAACCGCTACATCGCCAGGTATGGCGAACCCACACCGGACGACCTGGCCGCGATCGCGGTGAAGAACCGCGGTAATGCGGTGCTCAACGAATTCGCGCAACTGCGCACCCCGGTGACACTCGATGAGGTGCTCAACGCGCGACTGGTCGGTGCGCCGACGACGATGTACGAGTCGTGCCTGTACAGCGAGACTGCGGCTGCGGTTCTGTTGATCTCGGACAAGGCGCGGGCCTCGTTGCCGCGTCGGCTCCGAGTGGCGGGAGTCGGAACGTGCCACGCCGACGGCGTCGCGTGGACCAAGGACAGCTCGGATCCGGGGATCCCGTCTGTTGGTGGCTCGGTCTCCCGCGCGTACGCCATGGCCGGGATCACGGACCCGACGACGCAGGTCGATCTGTTCGAGGTCCACGATCTCACGACGGGCGTCGAACTGATCACCTACGAGGAACTCGGTCTGGCGCCGCGTGGGGCCGCGACGAAACTACTGCGTAGCGGGCAGACGCAACGCGATGGTGCCACCCCGGTCAACGTGTCGGGCGGTCGGATCGCGGCAGGCCACATCGCCGGCGCATCGGCGGTGTTCAGCATCTCCGAGGTGACGGATCAGCTCCTCGGTAGGGCAGGTGCCCATCAGATTTCGACACCCAAGGGCGTCGGAGTCGTGTCGTCGACAGGCGGCGCCGGCCTGAGCCTGGGCGCGGCGGCGGTCCTGACCCGATGA
- a CDS encoding Zn-ribbon domain-containing OB-fold protein, translating to MTTPSGGRSPFEIDDELRVLYKYGYGGITPFFAGLAEGAEGYQTSVCDSCELAYCPPRIHCQECWGTTKWVAHSGEGVIESLVWAYWIPIDSPARAFTDLPYAYAAIRLDGCRNLLRTRVSGLPQGMPLPDATGVRGRLRTIDNPTGRLGDLYFEVDPSRLGGQ from the coding sequence ATGACAACGCCATCGGGTGGTCGGTCCCCATTCGAGATCGATGACGAACTGAGAGTTCTGTACAAGTACGGGTACGGCGGCATCACGCCGTTCTTCGCCGGACTCGCCGAGGGAGCCGAGGGTTATCAGACGAGTGTCTGTGACTCTTGCGAACTCGCCTATTGCCCACCGCGGATTCACTGTCAGGAGTGCTGGGGCACCACGAAATGGGTCGCACATTCGGGCGAGGGCGTCATCGAGTCCCTGGTGTGGGCCTACTGGATCCCCATCGACTCGCCCGCACGGGCGTTCACCGACCTGCCGTACGCCTATGCGGCGATTCGGCTCGACGGCTGCCGCAACTTGCTCCGCACCAGGGTGAGCGGCCTTCCCCAAGGAATGCCGCTGCCGGACGCAACGGGGGTGCGAGGCCGTCTTCGAACCATCGACAATCCCACGGGTCGGTTGGGGGACTTGTACTTCGAGGTCGACCCGTCCCGGTTGGGCGGCCAATGA
- a CDS encoding FadR/GntR family transcriptional regulator — protein sequence MTAEAQNNTRVPKASDVLANLLKVRILGEGLAPGDRLPPEADLIEQYGFSRGTVRESLRMLETDGIVAVRRGPRGGIEVTRPDVSRVTRLLAVLLAFDGTPVSDLVEFRLVIEPGAAAMAARQATAEQRDALVAMTMEERGDVPHSVDFHRLLGVATNNYFTSTVLTTMNQVLEWQTNSTELSGHQRTGTSAAHRSIAAAVKRGDEAKASRIMRAHILEFKEVLAAQGRLDQPVVPRPSAGSSPRAVLY from the coding sequence GTGACGGCTGAGGCGCAGAACAACACACGGGTTCCGAAAGCGTCGGACGTGCTTGCGAACCTCTTGAAGGTACGGATCCTCGGTGAGGGACTGGCGCCTGGCGATCGACTTCCGCCCGAAGCGGACCTCATCGAGCAATATGGGTTCAGCCGGGGCACTGTTCGGGAATCGCTGCGCATGCTGGAGACGGACGGGATAGTCGCGGTGCGGCGCGGTCCGCGTGGCGGCATCGAGGTGACGCGACCCGATGTCTCCCGCGTGACGCGCTTGTTGGCAGTGCTGCTGGCATTCGATGGAACGCCGGTATCCGACCTCGTCGAATTTCGGCTCGTCATCGAGCCGGGTGCCGCGGCGATGGCGGCCCGCCAGGCGACAGCCGAACAGCGCGACGCGCTGGTGGCCATGACCATGGAGGAGCGCGGTGACGTCCCACATTCGGTGGACTTCCATCGCCTCTTGGGTGTCGCCACCAACAACTACTTCACGAGCACGGTTCTGACCACCATGAATCAGGTCTTGGAATGGCAGACCAACTCCACCGAGCTCTCAGGGCATCAACGGACTGGGACTTCGGCGGCCCACCGGTCCATCGCCGCAGCGGTCAAGCGCGGGGACGAGGCCAAGGCATCGCGGATCATGCGTGCACACATCCTCGAGTTCAAGGAAGTTCTGGCTGCGCAAGGCCGCCTGGACCAGCCGGTTGTGCCCAGGCCCTCTGCAGGTTCTTCACCGCGCGCCGTCCTCTACTGA
- a CDS encoding SDR family NAD(P)-dependent oxidoreductase, translated as MEQFDGTTTLVLGASGGVGHAAAEMLLDRGARVGLHYRRNAEPVQQLVDKYGADRALAVRADLTDGDSVRAAVADVVATFGSLETCLNTIGTALRMKPFLEISEQAIDETIDVELRSIITVAQAVLPHLIASGRGRLVFVGSDSGKVGTSGEVISAACRGGIIALAKSLAREYARANVLVNVICPGPTDTGLWDDLVNNDEFGAKIGNAMIKAIPLRRLGTAHEVAAAAVFLLSQQASFITGQAISVSGGLTMS; from the coding sequence ATGGAACAGTTCGACGGGACAACCACTCTCGTACTGGGTGCCTCGGGTGGAGTCGGCCACGCAGCGGCCGAGATGCTCCTCGATCGTGGGGCACGGGTGGGATTGCACTACCGCCGCAACGCAGAGCCGGTCCAGCAGCTCGTGGACAAATACGGTGCCGACCGCGCGCTGGCGGTGCGGGCCGATCTGACCGATGGCGACTCGGTCCGGGCTGCGGTGGCAGATGTGGTGGCGACATTCGGTTCGCTCGAAACATGTCTCAACACCATCGGCACGGCGCTTCGCATGAAGCCCTTTCTGGAGATTTCGGAGCAGGCAATCGATGAGACCATCGACGTCGAACTCCGAAGCATCATCACCGTCGCGCAAGCCGTTCTCCCGCACCTGATCGCCAGCGGCCGTGGGCGTCTCGTGTTCGTCGGGTCGGATTCGGGGAAGGTGGGCACATCCGGCGAGGTCATCTCGGCCGCCTGCCGTGGTGGGATCATCGCACTGGCGAAGTCGCTGGCGCGGGAGTATGCACGGGCCAACGTCCTGGTCAACGTCATCTGCCCCGGGCCGACCGATACCGGGCTGTGGGACGACCTGGTGAACAACGACGAATTCGGTGCCAAGATCGGCAATGCAATGATCAAGGCGATCCCGCTGCGGCGTCTCGGTACCGCGCACGAGGTCGCGGCGGCAGCAGTGTTCCTGCTTTCGCAGCAGGCGTCGTTCATCACGGGTCAGGCGATCAGCGTCAGCGGCGGATTGACGATGTCATGA
- a CDS encoding enoyl-CoA hydratase-related protein, which yields MAQTPALTISEPDQDGILLVTISRPDKLNALREVDHDRLATIWSEFDDRDDVRVIVVTGEGSAFSAGGDLAFVQGLTTDDRTRANAWWAARGIVRGLLDCRKPVVSALEGVAVGAGNAVALMADICVAAEDAKIIDGHLAFGASPGDHAAFLWPLAMGIQRARGKLLLGEALTGAEAAELGLVYEAVPGGKTLDRAMELAAKIARFDPFAVQATKVSVNGILRQHWQTFEASLALEFMCFVNESTRAALAAAAPARPSAGDPKLPKNGNRGHEQF from the coding sequence GTGGCGCAAACACCGGCACTGACCATCAGTGAGCCAGACCAGGACGGCATCCTCCTGGTCACCATCAGCCGCCCGGACAAACTCAACGCCCTACGTGAGGTCGACCACGATCGCCTGGCCACGATCTGGTCGGAATTCGACGACCGGGACGACGTTCGCGTCATCGTGGTGACCGGTGAAGGCAGTGCGTTCAGTGCCGGCGGTGACCTGGCATTCGTCCAGGGACTCACCACCGATGACCGCACCCGAGCGAATGCGTGGTGGGCAGCTCGCGGAATCGTCCGCGGGCTCCTTGACTGCCGCAAACCCGTTGTGTCCGCACTCGAGGGTGTAGCTGTCGGTGCAGGCAATGCTGTTGCGTTGATGGCAGACATATGTGTCGCCGCTGAAGACGCGAAGATCATCGATGGGCACCTGGCGTTCGGTGCGTCGCCTGGTGACCACGCGGCGTTCCTCTGGCCGTTGGCGATGGGCATCCAGCGAGCGCGGGGCAAGTTGCTCCTGGGAGAGGCATTGACCGGGGCCGAGGCAGCTGAACTCGGGTTGGTCTACGAGGCTGTTCCCGGAGGAAAAACCTTGGACCGGGCCATGGAACTGGCGGCGAAAATCGCCCGCTTCGACCCGTTCGCGGTCCAGGCAACCAAGGTGTCGGTCAATGGGATCCTGCGCCAGCACTGGCAGACGTTCGAAGCAAGCCTGGCGCTCGAATTCATGTGCTTCGTCAATGAATCCACCCGTGCCGCTCTTGCCGCGGCTGCTCCTGCGCGCCCGAGCGCGGGTGACCCGAAGCTGCCGAAGAACGGGAACCGTGGGCATGAGCAGTTCTGA
- a CDS encoding DUF4286 family protein: protein MADGLFLAFTHPSSPDLEGEMNRWYTECHLPEILRLDGVTSASRFRSLDLDPDFRYLAAYSLRGDDLHEIVCRIFADGPNRTPTEATRRRPPTAFKLYEFLETQRG from the coding sequence ATGGCCGACGGTCTCTTCCTCGCCTTCACTCATCCCAGCAGTCCCGATCTTGAGGGCGAGATGAACCGGTGGTACACCGAATGCCACCTTCCTGAGATTCTCCGGTTGGACGGGGTCACAAGTGCCAGCCGATTCCGCTCTCTCGACCTGGACCCGGACTTTCGATACCTGGCCGCGTACTCGCTCCGCGGCGACGACCTGCATGAAATCGTTTGCCGCATCTTCGCTGACGGGCCGAACCGCACGCCGACGGAAGCGACCCGACGCCGCCCGCCGACGGCGTTCAAACTGTACGAGTTCCTGGAAACTCAGCGCGGGTGA
- a CDS encoding MaoC family dehydratase yields MLTNSLTPGRRVAVQVVEALTRTQIVQYAGASGDFNPIHTDEVFATEIAGLPSVMAHGMLTMGLVARALTQVVSQEHISAFGGRFKSSVWPGDTITVGLTLSTVDIGTVDIVATNQSGTELFTGYARVMLPA; encoded by the coding sequence ATGCTCACGAACTCCCTCACCCCCGGTCGCCGCGTTGCCGTCCAGGTCGTCGAGGCGCTGACCCGCACGCAGATCGTGCAGTACGCCGGTGCCTCAGGGGATTTCAACCCGATTCACACAGACGAGGTGTTCGCCACCGAGATTGCCGGACTGCCGTCGGTGATGGCACACGGGATGCTGACCATGGGCTTGGTCGCCCGCGCGCTGACCCAGGTTGTCTCACAAGAGCACATCAGTGCCTTTGGCGGTCGTTTCAAGTCTTCGGTGTGGCCCGGGGACACGATCACTGTGGGATTGACGCTCAGTACTGTCGACATCGGGACGGTGGACATCGTTGCCACCAACCAGTCAGGAACCGAACTGTTCACCGGGTATGCCCGAGTCATGCTGCCGGCATGA
- the fabG gene encoding 3-oxoacyl-ACP reductase FabG: protein MARIAGLLDGINAVVTGGASGIGAAIVRQMTLAGATVAVWDVLAPQGGIFDDLEAKVHFVECNVADFESVERALTTTEALIGNVDSLVNNAGVTRDHLVKDLTLDEWDTVLDVNLKGAFLTTKAVTPGMVARQSGTIVNISSLGGKVGTIGQANYCASKAGLVGLTKSTAKEFARYTIRINAIQPGLIDTPMTQALRPDIYAKKLAEVPLKRAGTPDEIGMGCVFLASEMSSYITGIVIEIGGGRNI, encoded by the coding sequence ATGGCTCGCATCGCTGGTCTGCTCGATGGCATCAACGCGGTTGTGACAGGAGGGGCTAGTGGGATCGGCGCGGCGATCGTGCGTCAGATGACGCTGGCCGGTGCCACGGTGGCCGTATGGGATGTCCTTGCGCCGCAGGGCGGAATTTTCGACGACCTGGAAGCGAAAGTGCATTTCGTCGAGTGCAATGTGGCAGATTTCGAGAGTGTGGAACGAGCCTTGACGACGACAGAAGCGCTCATCGGAAACGTTGACTCCCTTGTCAACAACGCCGGGGTGACCCGCGACCACCTGGTCAAGGACTTGACGTTGGATGAGTGGGACACGGTCCTCGATGTGAACCTCAAAGGCGCGTTCCTCACGACCAAGGCCGTCACACCCGGGATGGTGGCGCGTCAGTCGGGAACCATCGTCAACATCTCTTCCCTCGGCGGTAAGGTCGGCACGATCGGTCAGGCGAACTACTGTGCCTCGAAGGCGGGCCTCGTGGGTCTGACGAAGTCCACGGCCAAGGAGTTCGCCCGTTACACGATCCGGATCAACGCCATTCAGCCCGGGCTCATCGACACTCCCATGACTCAGGCTTTACGCCCGGACATCTACGCCAAGAAGCTCGCGGAAGTGCCGCTGAAGCGGGCGGGCACGCCCGACGAAATCGGGATGGGTTGCGTGTTCCTGGCGAGTGAAATGAGTAGTTACATAACCGGAATCGTCATCGAGATCGGTGGCGGCCGCAATATATGA
- a CDS encoding MaoC family dehydratase N-terminal domain-containing protein gives MERSFGGEAFYRDGAVAPLTFSQASAHEDPQSPLRPHPGRPWGAAAVSGDSGEGWLHAEQHFEYRSHPTAGECLRWRRRPGDSWTKNGSTGALHFREEITEFVDRADQVVITSRIVRVRQVPSVNRNGS, from the coding sequence ATGGAGCGCAGTTTCGGGGGAGAAGCGTTCTACCGTGACGGTGCTGTCGCTCCGCTGACCTTCTCGCAGGCCAGCGCTCACGAGGATCCGCAGTCGCCACTCCGGCCCCACCCGGGCCGGCCGTGGGGCGCGGCCGCTGTCTCCGGCGATAGTGGCGAGGGATGGCTACACGCCGAGCAGCACTTCGAATACCGCAGCCATCCAACCGCGGGTGAATGCCTGCGTTGGAGAAGACGGCCCGGCGACAGCTGGACCAAGAACGGGTCGACCGGCGCGCTGCATTTTCGGGAAGAGATCACCGAGTTCGTCGATCGGGCGGACCAGGTCGTCATCACCTCACGAATCGTGCGTGTACGACAAGTGCCGTCGGTGAACAGAAACGGAAGCTGA
- a CDS encoding MaoC family dehydratase → MQSSNRLGRYFEDFTVGDHYRHPLGRSITPSDNAWFTLLTMNTHQLHFNDDYAAHTEFGRQLVNSGLSVAMVLGISVSDVSQHAVANLGWTNIALPHPLFVGDTLYAESLVTAKRESKSRPEAGIISVFTRGLNQHGDICVTFDRTVLVHKRSAGARFPFPEPKEPIADRRQ, encoded by the coding sequence ATGCAATCGTCGAACCGCCTGGGCCGCTACTTCGAGGACTTCACCGTCGGCGATCACTACCGCCACCCATTGGGACGTTCCATCACGCCGTCCGACAACGCCTGGTTCACCCTGCTGACGATGAACACCCACCAGCTCCACTTCAACGACGACTACGCCGCGCACACGGAATTCGGTCGACAGCTGGTGAATTCGGGCCTATCGGTGGCCATGGTGCTCGGAATCAGCGTCTCGGATGTGTCACAACACGCTGTGGCCAACCTCGGCTGGACGAACATCGCACTGCCTCATCCGTTGTTCGTCGGGGACACGCTCTACGCGGAAAGCCTTGTGACCGCAAAACGAGAGTCGAAGAGCAGACCAGAAGCCGGAATCATCTCGGTCTTCACCCGTGGACTGAACCAGCACGGCGACATCTGCGTGACGTTCGATCGAACCGTGCTGGTGCACAAGCGATCCGCCGGCGCACGCTTTCCCTTCCCCGAGCCCAAAGAACCGATAGCCGACCGCCGACAGTGA
- a CDS encoding acyl-CoA dehydrogenase family protein: MAVRSWIGENLPEAWRHSSFGPSDEAHVQRRTHFGRLLGEAGWLSICWARSVGGGEMDASRRIILLEELVAAGAPEPMNANVLGIFAPTLIKFGTLDQCQRFLPGMVNHESIWCQGFSEPGAGSDLAGITTRATVAGDELVVTGQKVWTSYAHLAEYCYALVRTSSESRRHSGLTLVIVPMGQDGVQVRPLRNMVGTEEFCEVFFEDVRVPVANVVGTLGDGWRLAMYALAQERSVGLAQRSLKLAAEFRRVAAMAAHGRTDGNPRVSDALFSQGVVDAYVRSKVVTATVRRAIELDAAGADIGVLSSIAKVFWSESHQSQMDLAAELLGPKFVTGDDTGADWYRAAMFTRAETIYGGTSQIQRNVIARSLGLPK, translated from the coding sequence ATGGCGGTGCGGTCCTGGATCGGGGAGAACCTGCCAGAAGCCTGGCGCCACAGCTCGTTTGGGCCCAGCGATGAAGCACATGTACAGCGACGAACCCACTTCGGCCGGTTGCTCGGCGAGGCCGGATGGTTGTCGATCTGCTGGGCACGCTCGGTCGGCGGCGGCGAGATGGACGCCTCTCGTCGGATCATCCTGTTGGAAGAGCTCGTCGCGGCCGGGGCGCCGGAACCCATGAATGCCAACGTGCTCGGCATCTTTGCCCCCACCTTGATCAAGTTCGGCACGCTCGATCAGTGTCAACGATTCCTTCCGGGCATGGTCAACCACGAATCCATCTGGTGTCAGGGGTTTTCCGAGCCGGGCGCAGGTTCGGACCTGGCCGGGATCACCACCAGGGCAACGGTGGCCGGTGACGAACTTGTCGTCACGGGACAGAAGGTGTGGACCTCGTATGCGCACCTGGCCGAGTACTGCTACGCGCTGGTCCGCACATCATCAGAGAGCAGACGGCATTCCGGTCTCACGCTGGTCATCGTTCCGATGGGTCAGGATGGCGTTCAGGTTCGGCCGCTGCGGAACATGGTGGGCACAGAAGAGTTCTGCGAGGTCTTCTTCGAAGATGTTCGAGTGCCTGTCGCCAATGTGGTGGGCACTCTGGGTGACGGATGGCGGCTGGCGATGTACGCACTGGCGCAGGAGCGTTCGGTCGGACTCGCTCAGCGTTCACTGAAGCTGGCCGCGGAGTTTCGCCGGGTTGCGGCGATGGCGGCGCATGGGCGGACCGACGGCAACCCCCGCGTGAGCGATGCGCTGTTCTCGCAGGGTGTGGTGGACGCCTATGTGCGGTCGAAGGTTGTGACCGCCACGGTGCGAAGAGCAATCGAGCTGGATGCCGCGGGCGCAGACATCGGTGTGTTGTCCTCGATTGCCAAAGTGTTCTGGAGCGAAAGTCACCAGTCACAGATGGATCTGGCCGCAGAACTGCTCGGGCCGAAGTTCGTCACGGGCGACGACACCGGCGCGGACTGGTACCGGGCAGCGATGTTCACGCGCGCCGAAACAATCTACGGCGGCACCTCACAGATCCAGCGCAACGTGATCGCTCGCTCGTTGGGACTACCGAAATGA
- a CDS encoding acyl-CoA dehydrogenase family protein, producing the protein MRDDAFASALVEGIAGLLRKHTSEPGQSPDVSALIKEAAAGGWLDIMEAGLSASAEVSLENALLVSETLGRHLAPFPLVVAGGLIKPILTGVEPGRFSARIESWLEEGAVVAVPRPELLVDENDPRQGCFVLSGDVRVEDVGGTPRLFGAADRLTGGEAQAVLVSVGKSLAAVPTDVRGVTLTSIPTVIPGFDAGRVHFDGVALDEIYVADANIDEAVHNASMTWSLALDAYAVGACREMVATAVPFLLAREQFGRPIGSFQAVQHLAADMLIAAETSYSCLLAAARSVADSSSAALPTVVASRLHCSAAAISACQTAIQLHGGIGFTWEMGLHFWYRAAQFAQNYLTDIPELREFLARCLGDSSVEAGKVAGI; encoded by the coding sequence ATGCGTGATGACGCCTTTGCCTCTGCTCTGGTCGAGGGGATTGCCGGACTGCTGCGCAAGCACACGTCCGAGCCTGGACAAAGCCCAGATGTTTCCGCCCTGATCAAGGAGGCCGCCGCAGGTGGCTGGCTCGACATCATGGAGGCCGGGCTCTCCGCCTCAGCTGAGGTGAGCCTCGAAAACGCACTGCTCGTCAGCGAGACGCTCGGACGACACCTCGCGCCGTTCCCCCTCGTGGTTGCAGGCGGGTTGATCAAGCCCATCTTGACCGGCGTGGAGCCGGGACGATTCAGCGCTCGCATCGAGTCATGGCTGGAGGAAGGGGCCGTGGTGGCCGTGCCAAGGCCTGAACTGCTTGTCGACGAGAACGATCCGCGTCAGGGGTGTTTCGTGCTCAGCGGTGATGTCCGAGTCGAGGATGTAGGCGGAACGCCGCGTCTCTTCGGCGCGGCCGACCGGCTGACCGGAGGTGAGGCTCAGGCGGTTCTGGTCTCGGTGGGCAAGTCCTTGGCGGCAGTGCCGACCGATGTGCGCGGGGTGACTCTTACATCGATACCCACAGTGATTCCCGGGTTCGACGCAGGCCGAGTCCACTTCGATGGTGTCGCTTTGGACGAGATCTACGTTGCCGACGCGAATATCGATGAGGCGGTACACAATGCATCGATGACATGGAGCCTGGCTCTGGACGCTTATGCGGTGGGTGCATGTCGAGAGATGGTGGCGACGGCCGTCCCGTTTCTTCTGGCCAGGGAACAGTTCGGTAGGCCGATCGGGTCATTCCAAGCCGTCCAGCATCTTGCGGCCGATATGCTGATCGCCGCCGAAACCAGTTACAGTTGCCTGCTGGCGGCCGCTCGATCTGTTGCCGATTCCTCGAGCGCCGCACTGCCGACCGTCGTGGCATCGCGTCTGCATTGCAGTGCCGCAGCCATCTCGGCGTGCCAGACCGCAATCCAGCTGCACGGTGGCATCGGCTTCACCTGGGAAATGGGTCTGCATTTCTGGTATCGCGCGGCACAGTTCGCACAGAATTACCTGACGGATATACCCGAGCTCCGAGAGTTCTTGGCCCGTTGTCTGGGGGACTCGAGTGTCGAGGCGGGAAAGGTGGCAGGCATATGA